In a single window of the Ignavibacteria bacterium genome:
- a CDS encoding copper-translocating P-type ATPase: MQTSSFHVEGMTCASCVHRVELSLKKIEGVSNAVANLATEKVTVTYEPTKVLPTMLQKVVEDSGYKLIVEIPSTTPHRIKTIHSAEEILLSSKDKAYKTLTNELLLSASLTIPVSLLSMLSMFENAMHFIPFTMQELNWISLVLSSMVFFFGGKRFLRGCWQTVKHFTADMNTLIAIGTSAAYFYSFFATVVPHWLFSNSHVAETYFDTTTIIITLILLGRWLESRAKIKTNLAIQSLIELQPKTASVIRNSIEQRISLDDVQLHDIVLVRPGEKIPADGILTKGFSTVDESMLTGESIPVEKNINAKVFGGTINKFGSFEFCVTATGTNSILAQIIRLVEEAQGSKAPIQSLADTIASIFVPVVLGISLITFLAWMYIPTEVIFSRALINVVAVLIIACPCALGLATPTAIISGTGVGARYGILIRSGESLELAHKASTIVFDKTGTLTEGKLTVTNIIPLHDIDEQTILSEIASLELQSEHPLAKPIVDVAKQQNVHFLKTTSFEISPGRGIKGTVNNIEILVGNAAMMNEHTIAINENVHSISLQLSSEGKTVLFVSRNGILASLVALSDEIKSSSREALRELKSIGLNVWMLTGDNSVTAQSIAHQAEIENVVAEILPLEKSQIISSLQQQGKIVAMVGDGINDAPALAQADIGIAIRTGTDIAAETADVVLLHGDLRSVAKAIKLSKQTMRIIKQNLFWAFIYNIISIPLAAMGLLTPILAAGAMALSSVTVVSNSLRLRKIKL; this comes from the coding sequence ATGCAAACTTCATCATTTCACGTCGAAGGGATGACGTGCGCCAGTTGTGTTCATCGCGTTGAACTTTCCTTAAAAAAAATTGAAGGAGTTTCGAATGCCGTTGCTAATCTTGCGACAGAAAAAGTTACCGTTACATACGAGCCAACAAAAGTTCTCCCAACAATGTTGCAAAAAGTCGTAGAAGATTCAGGGTACAAACTCATTGTCGAAATTCCATCAACGACTCCACATCGAATAAAAACTATTCATTCTGCAGAAGAAATTCTACTTTCTTCAAAAGACAAAGCGTACAAAACTCTCACGAATGAACTTCTTCTCAGCGCGTCGCTCACTATTCCCGTGTCATTATTAAGTATGCTAAGTATGTTTGAAAACGCGATGCACTTCATTCCGTTCACAATGCAAGAACTCAACTGGATTTCACTTGTACTTTCAAGTATGGTTTTTTTCTTCGGAGGAAAACGATTTCTTCGCGGATGCTGGCAAACGGTAAAACATTTTACTGCGGATATGAATACGCTCATTGCAATCGGAACAAGCGCGGCGTATTTCTACAGTTTCTTCGCAACCGTTGTCCCGCATTGGTTATTTTCAAACAGTCATGTCGCAGAAACATACTTCGATACAACAACAATCATTATTACTCTCATACTTTTAGGACGATGGCTTGAATCGCGTGCAAAAATAAAAACAAATCTCGCAATACAATCACTCATCGAACTACAACCGAAAACTGCATCCGTAATTCGTAACAGCATAGAGCAAAGGATTTCACTTGATGATGTGCAACTTCACGATATTGTTCTCGTTCGTCCCGGAGAAAAAATTCCCGCAGATGGAATTCTTACCAAAGGATTTTCCACTGTGGATGAATCAATGCTCACCGGAGAAAGTATTCCTGTCGAAAAAAATATCAACGCAAAAGTTTTCGGAGGAACAATCAATAAATTCGGAAGTTTTGAATTTTGCGTTACAGCAACAGGAACAAATTCAATTCTTGCGCAAATCATCCGACTTGTGGAAGAAGCACAAGGTTCAAAAGCCCCGATTCAATCGTTAGCGGATACCATTGCGTCAATTTTCGTTCCCGTTGTTCTGGGAATTTCTCTCATAACGTTTCTTGCGTGGATGTATATTCCAACGGAAGTAATTTTTTCGCGCGCGCTTATCAATGTCGTCGCTGTATTGATAATTGCTTGTCCGTGCGCATTGGGGTTGGCAACACCAACGGCAATAATTTCCGGAACAGGAGTAGGAGCGCGCTATGGAATTTTGATTCGCAGCGGAGAAAGTTTGGAACTTGCACACAAAGCTTCAACTATCGTATTCGATAAAACGGGAACACTTACGGAAGGAAAACTCACGGTAACGAATATCATTCCGTTGCACGATATTGATGAACAAACGATACTCTCTGAAATTGCGTCGCTTGAACTTCAATCCGAACATCCGCTTGCAAAACCGATTGTAGATGTTGCAAAACAACAAAACGTTCATTTTTTGAAAACAACTTCATTTGAAATCAGTCCCGGTCGCGGCATAAAAGGAACGGTGAACAATATCGAAATACTCGTTGGTAACGCTGCGATGATGAATGAACATACCATCGCAATAAATGAAAACGTACACTCAATTTCTCTTCAATTATCCAGCGAAGGAAAAACCGTGCTGTTTGTTTCCCGCAACGGGATACTTGCATCTCTCGTCGCACTTTCTGATGAAATAAAATCTTCATCAAGAGAGGCACTTCGCGAATTAAAATCCATTGGATTAAACGTGTGGATGCTCACAGGCGATAATTCTGTTACTGCACAATCTATAGCACATCAAGCAGAAATAGAAAATGTTGTTGCAGAAATTCTTCCTTTGGAAAAATCACAAATTATTTCTTCTCTTCAACAACAAGGAAAGATTGTCGCAATGGTTGGAGATGGCATAAACGACGCTCCTGCTCTTGCGCAAGCGGATATTGGAATTGCAATAAGAACAGGTACTGATATTGCGGCAGAAACTGCCGATGTTGTGTTGCTTCATGGAGATTTACGAAGTGTTGCAAAAGCCATAAAACTTTCAAAACAAACAATGCGCATTATAAAACAAAATTTATTCTGGGCGTTTATTTACAACATTATTTCTATTCCTCTTGCTGCGATGGGATTGCTTACTCCAATTCTTGCCGCGGGAGCAATGGCATTGAGTTCTGTTACCGTTGTTTCAAATTCCCTTCGACTACGGAAAATAAAATTGTAA